The proteins below come from a single Pseudomonas hygromyciniae genomic window:
- a CDS encoding DsbC family protein has protein sequence MFKPTRTVLAMTLLALAGTALAESPADKNADKVVMLPASAMLAIEKNGKFAVISDTGRFIIQGTVYDVWAKKELKTIEDARIAAHYVPVDKTNLGFKDLAPLTVGNGEKAITMFSDPACGYCKEIIQQARESLPEGYRLDVLMLPLLSQESAVRTKELLCAKDKVAAWKAGATGDMKSPLEQLPAGQCDLDVISKRRMTAQFLGARNVPFLIRDDGLTREGKPEEGLRAWIETNRTL, from the coding sequence ATGTTCAAACCAACACGAACCGTTCTTGCCATGACGCTGCTTGCGTTGGCGGGTACCGCATTAGCAGAAAGCCCAGCAGACAAAAATGCAGACAAGGTGGTGATGCTTCCCGCCTCAGCAATGCTCGCAATTGAAAAGAACGGCAAGTTCGCAGTTATAAGCGATACCGGCCGATTCATCATCCAGGGAACTGTGTATGACGTGTGGGCGAAGAAGGAATTGAAGACCATTGAGGACGCCCGAATCGCCGCCCACTATGTTCCAGTGGACAAGACAAACCTCGGCTTCAAAGATCTTGCTCCTCTCACTGTAGGCAACGGTGAGAAAGCAATCACCATGTTCTCCGATCCTGCGTGTGGGTACTGCAAGGAGATCATCCAACAAGCACGCGAATCCCTTCCCGAGGGCTATCGCCTTGACGTGCTAATGCTACCGCTGCTCAGCCAAGAGAGCGCGGTCCGCACCAAAGAGCTCCTTTGCGCAAAAGACAAGGTTGCAGCATGGAAGGCCGGAGCTACGGGCGATATGAAATCGCCGCTCGAACAGCTGCCCGCCGGGCAGTGTGATCTGGACGTGATCTCGAAGCGCCGGATGACTGCTCAATTTCTTGGCGCTAGAAATGTCCCTTTCCTCATTCGTGATGACGGTTTAACTCGAGAAGGTAAGCCTGAAGAAGGCCTGCGCGCTTGGATTGAAACAAACCGTACCCTTTAA
- a CDS encoding S26 family signal peptidase, whose amino-acid sequence MALWNPFSIEAKVRRAMAKVERDRAPKRISATFLGKGLLYSAIVAGGVVLLASRYSIAIASQDSLCLPPYRLWIIDKTKSDLVRGEIYAFHSKGLSPIFDDGTIIVKVLEGMPGDLARVRLDETTINDVTVAQGLQVASQHGIDPGKYVREGVIGQGNYWFFGRTPDSFDSRYWGSASTDQIIGKAYPIW is encoded by the coding sequence ATGGCGTTGTGGAACCCCTTCAGCATCGAGGCCAAAGTGCGAAGGGCTATGGCTAAGGTTGAGCGCGATCGAGCTCCGAAGCGAATCTCGGCAACCTTTCTCGGCAAAGGCCTTCTCTACTCTGCAATCGTGGCCGGCGGAGTTGTACTACTGGCATCCCGCTACTCCATCGCTATCGCTAGCCAGGACTCCCTGTGCTTACCCCCATACAGGCTATGGATCATCGACAAAACAAAGTCGGACCTGGTGCGAGGGGAAATTTATGCCTTTCACTCAAAAGGTCTGAGTCCGATTTTTGATGACGGCACGATCATCGTGAAGGTGCTGGAGGGCATGCCAGGTGATCTAGCGAGGGTTAGGCTGGATGAAACAACTATCAATGACGTGACCGTCGCCCAAGGGCTTCAGGTGGCCAGCCAGCACGGGATAGACCCAGGGAAGTACGTTCGAGAGGGGGTAATAGGGCAGGGTAATTACTGGTTCTTTGGCCGCACTCCAGACTCTTTTGACTCCCGGTACTGGGGCTCAGCATCGACAGATCAAATCATCGGGAAGGCATATCCAATATGGTGA
- the traC gene encoding type IV secretion system protein TraC, whose protein sequence is MLKSLIRSIPRLSKLINGLAYEPNLYLFQLEGNRLGFAFLCSPLSGSNGDEGDRLKAGLTVDWPEKTTIQFGLICTENINEMKTGFLRLRRAFRESGRTDLPVETQALLEKVTNARADYFSDRTMRPVDSISGVRIREQSLVVSVTFPIANALPTQIETNAAKELFDGLRTSLDSCNLAPVPLTNDSYKEIFSSILNQGPTASWREDPDMKADIDKPLNEQILDFNRSLDVKKDHLQIGEDCYVKTLSAKRFPDVMWQGDASQYLADILSQRGGIRGNCVINMTLYFPPQLETKDKLSKRRQWAINQSFGPMVHFVPVLRKTKEAYDTLFEDLDKGLPNVQATMTLVVFGQNKEDLTQAASSAKSHFATQGFSLMEDKFCVLPVFVNSLPMCADPDAMKELFRFKTLSLTQALPLLPIYGDWKGTGTQVAPFISRNGQPVSFNLFDSDTNYNGMIAAQSGSGKSFATNYLITSYLSIGAKVWVIDVGLSYLKLAEAYKGDFARFDQESNLCLNPFELIEDFSEEEDVLVGLLSAMAAPTVPLIDFQTAGLKRHLTGCWELLGKKMIVDNIADALLSDSDMRIQDIGHQLFAFTSKGQYGRFFNGKNNLNFKNPFTVLELEELKGRQHLQQVVLLQLIFQIQQDMYLGERDRPKIVIIDEAWSLLSQGNVGEFIEHGYRRFRKYGGSAIVITQGVNDLYQNKVGQAIAENSAFTLLLGQKAEAIDAIQENKRLPLGEGGYRILKTVKSYKGHYSEIFMLTPRGAGIVRLTVDPYSILLYSTAPEDVQAIRNYTLTGIPQDEAILRVLRDRGVEYSPDPAEVA, encoded by the coding sequence ATGCTCAAATCGCTCATCCGATCAATACCTCGGCTTTCCAAGCTGATTAATGGCCTCGCCTATGAGCCGAATCTTTACTTGTTTCAGCTGGAAGGGAATCGCTTGGGTTTCGCTTTCTTATGTTCCCCTCTGTCGGGTTCAAACGGGGATGAAGGCGACCGTCTGAAGGCTGGTCTTACAGTTGATTGGCCTGAGAAAACAACTATTCAGTTCGGTCTGATTTGCACTGAAAATATCAATGAGATGAAGACGGGATTTCTTCGTCTGCGTCGTGCTTTCCGTGAGTCAGGTCGCACTGATCTTCCTGTTGAAACTCAAGCGCTGCTTGAGAAAGTGACGAACGCCCGGGCCGATTACTTCAGCGATCGAACAATGCGTCCGGTTGATTCAATCTCGGGTGTACGAATTCGTGAACAGAGCCTGGTCGTCTCCGTAACGTTTCCGATCGCCAATGCGCTGCCTACCCAAATAGAAACGAATGCGGCGAAGGAGCTTTTCGACGGACTGCGAACTTCGTTGGACAGCTGCAACCTCGCACCTGTACCCCTTACAAACGATAGCTACAAGGAAATATTCTCCTCAATACTGAATCAAGGGCCAACAGCCTCGTGGCGTGAGGACCCGGACATGAAGGCCGATATAGACAAGCCGCTGAATGAGCAAATTCTCGACTTCAACCGTAGCCTAGACGTAAAGAAAGACCACCTTCAGATTGGTGAGGATTGTTACGTCAAAACGCTTTCGGCCAAGCGGTTTCCTGATGTCATGTGGCAGGGCGATGCCTCTCAGTACCTCGCTGATATTTTGTCTCAGCGAGGCGGTATTCGAGGTAACTGCGTTATCAATATGACCCTGTATTTTCCACCCCAACTGGAGACGAAGGACAAGCTTTCGAAGCGTCGTCAATGGGCAATCAATCAGAGCTTCGGCCCGATGGTGCATTTTGTACCTGTTCTACGGAAGACAAAGGAAGCCTATGACACGCTGTTTGAGGATCTCGACAAAGGTCTGCCAAACGTTCAAGCGACGATGACCCTTGTGGTATTCGGTCAGAACAAGGAAGACTTAACTCAGGCAGCCTCGAGTGCAAAGAGCCATTTTGCAACGCAGGGCTTCAGCCTCATGGAGGATAAATTCTGTGTGTTGCCCGTATTCGTGAACTCTCTGCCTATGTGCGCAGATCCCGATGCGATGAAAGAGCTGTTTCGGTTTAAGACATTGAGCCTCACCCAGGCTTTGCCGCTTCTTCCAATCTATGGAGATTGGAAAGGAACAGGGACCCAGGTTGCCCCATTCATTTCCCGAAATGGTCAGCCTGTTAGTTTCAACCTCTTTGATTCCGACACCAACTACAACGGTATGATCGCCGCCCAGTCGGGCTCTGGTAAGTCGTTTGCTACCAACTATCTCATCACGTCCTACCTGAGCATTGGGGCGAAGGTTTGGGTTATTGACGTGGGCCTTTCTTACCTCAAACTCGCGGAGGCCTACAAAGGTGACTTTGCACGCTTCGACCAAGAGTCGAATTTGTGCCTTAACCCTTTCGAGCTGATCGAGGACTTCAGCGAAGAAGAGGATGTTCTGGTTGGGCTGCTTTCCGCTATGGCTGCCCCTACCGTGCCTCTGATCGACTTCCAAACAGCCGGACTCAAAAGACACCTGACGGGCTGCTGGGAACTGTTGGGCAAGAAGATGATTGTCGACAACATCGCTGACGCACTCCTTAGCGATTCGGATATGCGGATCCAGGACATCGGCCATCAGCTTTTCGCGTTCACTTCAAAAGGGCAGTACGGTCGCTTTTTCAACGGCAAAAATAACCTCAACTTCAAGAACCCCTTCACGGTTCTAGAGCTCGAGGAGCTTAAAGGGCGTCAACACCTGCAACAAGTTGTGCTCCTTCAGCTCATCTTTCAAATCCAGCAGGACATGTACCTTGGTGAGCGTGACCGACCGAAAATTGTGATCATTGACGAAGCCTGGTCGCTACTCTCCCAGGGCAACGTTGGTGAGTTCATCGAGCATGGTTACCGGCGATTCCGTAAGTATGGCGGTAGTGCCATTGTCATTACTCAAGGCGTCAATGACCTCTATCAGAACAAGGTCGGACAAGCCATCGCTGAAAACTCCGCATTCACGCTGCTGCTTGGCCAGAAGGCCGAAGCTATTGATGCTATCCAGGAGAACAAGCGTTTGCCTTTGGGTGAGGGTGGGTACCGCATCCTGAAGACGGTTAAATCGTATAAGGGTCATTACTCCGAGATATTCATGCTCACCCCCCGCGGTGCCGGCATTGTGCGACTAACGGTGGACCCATATTCGATCCTCCTCTATTCGACCGCGCCCGAAGATGTGCAAGCGATCCGAAATTACACACTCACCGGCATTCCTCAGGATGAGGCGATTCTCCGCGTACTCCGTGATCGAGGTGTCGAGTACAGCCCTGATCCGGCGGAAGTCGCGTAA
- a CDS encoding TraU family protein, translating to MSINKVMCAALLVFASMLSLPGLAAEASSGEVMCEDSGLFGPKLFTDICWACLFPIRISGVQITPGTAPAKATKMVFCACQEGSSPIYKPGIITAMWEPARMVETVRKPGCSPTLGGVTLPLGNKRSYGRLRQDNSTQTGQASGSFYHAHLYAFPLLQILDLYTPTKCNPDGYLDLDILSFTEIDPTWNNGTLAFFQHPESAAVANPIAIAACAAESALVTARKEPLESLWWCTGTWGSIYPFAGVTVAQDANRTTALLAARVIAQQHRRGLARRTMGDENVCKAGIYPTIPKSQYRVTQFWPKSQNSRAMWLGEPPQTWEGGPSRHVPGTGNDAMYMFWRWTDCCSKL from the coding sequence GTGAGCATCAATAAGGTGATGTGCGCAGCGTTGTTGGTATTTGCATCAATGCTTTCCCTTCCAGGGCTAGCAGCGGAGGCTTCTTCCGGCGAAGTGATGTGTGAGGATTCAGGGCTATTTGGGCCCAAGTTGTTCACTGACATCTGTTGGGCGTGCCTTTTTCCAATTCGCATTTCTGGTGTGCAAATAACCCCTGGTACTGCGCCTGCGAAAGCTACAAAAATGGTCTTCTGCGCCTGTCAGGAAGGTTCCTCCCCGATCTACAAGCCAGGCATCATCACTGCAATGTGGGAACCTGCACGGATGGTTGAAACTGTCCGTAAGCCAGGTTGCTCGCCAACTCTGGGCGGTGTAACGCTACCGCTTGGCAACAAACGAAGCTATGGGAGACTACGGCAGGACAATAGTACCCAGACTGGTCAGGCGTCAGGGTCGTTCTATCACGCGCATCTGTATGCCTTCCCGTTACTTCAGATCCTCGATCTCTACACGCCTACCAAATGCAATCCGGATGGTTATCTTGACCTCGATATTCTCTCCTTCACCGAGATCGATCCAACCTGGAACAACGGCACGTTGGCTTTCTTCCAGCATCCTGAGTCCGCGGCCGTAGCCAACCCGATTGCTATCGCCGCCTGCGCAGCTGAGTCGGCTCTCGTCACCGCTCGAAAGGAGCCTCTTGAGTCGCTTTGGTGGTGCACCGGAACGTGGGGGAGCATCTACCCATTTGCCGGTGTAACTGTGGCACAAGATGCAAACCGGACCACGGCGTTACTTGCTGCACGGGTGATCGCTCAGCAACATCGAAGAGGCCTTGCTCGGCGCACCATGGGTGATGAGAACGTCTGCAAAGCGGGGATCTACCCCACGATTCCTAAAAGTCAGTATCGGGTCACTCAGTTCTGGCCAAAGTCTCAGAACAGCCGAGCGATGTGGCTCGGTGA
- a CDS encoding TrbC family F-type conjugative pilus assembly protein: MVKNQLAICIGMAFGCAMAIAGDDLGIRKYDIHEFNPVLLEQVKEISRNSKAAREEVSGIADMSWVSEMAENAIAQANDEEILGGDFPLGSADDPEREKKHPLGEGNRTLIFVSWSLGTTAIKDILISFDGMPGIGIVFRGIPNGMSMGDAVSKMHLLTQETHSTVTVLLDPLAFQRHSVSAVPTVVIESPNDVLVAKAVGSSSVTYIEAAVKDGKRGDLGTIGSTQEIMEPDLMDVAKQRIAELDTDAMKERAISRFWDNHKGHPLPPVTKSATRFVDASVIVPDDILDNMGRVVQKAGRINPLDMMPFDQKLVVIDPTQSWQVALAKREYAAHAANLTVTVMATQIPTDSGWDLFNSVQDRLDAPLYLLPPDMAERFQILRAPSVVTADTKNFMVREVDQTTFEEANREHQ, encoded by the coding sequence ATGGTGAAGAATCAATTAGCCATCTGCATTGGGATGGCCTTCGGCTGCGCGATGGCCATCGCAGGCGACGATCTTGGAATTCGCAAGTACGACATCCATGAGTTCAATCCCGTACTTCTCGAGCAGGTGAAGGAAATCAGCCGTAACTCCAAAGCCGCGCGCGAAGAAGTGAGTGGTATCGCAGACATGAGTTGGGTGAGTGAGATGGCCGAAAACGCCATTGCTCAAGCTAATGATGAGGAAATCCTGGGGGGCGATTTTCCGCTCGGTAGCGCTGATGACCCGGAGCGTGAGAAGAAACACCCCTTGGGAGAAGGAAACCGCACCCTGATTTTCGTGTCGTGGTCGCTGGGCACAACTGCCATCAAGGACATCCTCATTTCATTTGACGGGATGCCAGGCATTGGCATTGTCTTTCGTGGCATACCTAACGGCATGTCGATGGGCGACGCTGTATCTAAAATGCATCTGCTCACGCAAGAAACACACAGCACTGTCACAGTGCTGCTCGATCCGCTCGCATTTCAACGTCATAGCGTTTCAGCCGTCCCAACAGTCGTCATAGAGTCTCCGAATGATGTTCTGGTTGCCAAAGCTGTTGGGTCCTCTTCTGTCACCTACATCGAGGCGGCAGTAAAGGATGGTAAGCGAGGTGATTTAGGAACTATTGGCTCTACACAGGAAATTATGGAGCCTGACCTCATGGATGTTGCGAAACAACGCATCGCTGAACTGGACACTGATGCCATGAAGGAGCGAGCGATATCTCGGTTCTGGGATAACCACAAAGGGCATCCACTGCCGCCGGTAACGAAAAGTGCGACACGCTTTGTCGATGCGTCTGTAATCGTTCCCGATGACATTCTCGACAACATGGGAAGGGTTGTTCAGAAGGCGGGGAGAATTAATCCACTCGACATGATGCCGTTTGACCAGAAACTGGTAGTAATTGACCCGACGCAATCTTGGCAAGTTGCGCTCGCAAAGCGTGAGTATGCGGCTCATGCTGCGAACCTAACCGTTACCGTAATGGCGACGCAGATCCCCACTGATTCTGGTTGGGACTTGTTCAATAGCGTGCAAGACCGCCTCGACGCCCCCCTCTACCTGCTGCCTCCCGATATGGCAGAGCGTTTCCAAATCCTCAGAGCCCCATCTGTCGTAACTGCTGACACGAAGAACTTCATGGTCCGCGAGGTTGATCAAACAACGTTCGAGGAGGCTAATCGTGAGCATCAATAA
- the traA gene encoding TraA family conjugative transfer protein, which produces MHVNKVTLQTLAVVAVMVVAGTALAGTGGDTFDSVWITITEWMKGTLGRILIGLMILTGIGAGVLRQSLMPFVTGVGGGVGLYAAPEVIESILTATIPGASVITSALQAMPVGF; this is translated from the coding sequence ATGCATGTCAACAAAGTAACTCTCCAAACACTGGCCGTAGTAGCCGTCATGGTTGTCGCAGGTACCGCTCTCGCGGGTACTGGTGGCGATACGTTCGATAGCGTGTGGATTACCATTACAGAGTGGATGAAAGGTACTCTGGGCCGCATTTTGATCGGCCTGATGATTCTTACCGGTATCGGGGCAGGCGTTCTGCGTCAATCACTCATGCCGTTCGTCACAGGTGTCGGCGGTGGGGTTGGCCTCTACGCTGCGCCGGAAGTTATCGAGTCTATATTGACTGCAACCATTCCTGGGGCCTCTGTCATCACCAGCGCCCTCCAAGCTATGCCTGTAGGCTTCTGA